The Musa acuminata AAA Group cultivar baxijiao chromosome BXJ2-2, Cavendish_Baxijiao_AAA, whole genome shotgun sequence genome contains the following window.
TCATCTGTGCACCAGGAATACTCCAGTCATATTTTTAACTAGCCAACATCGAAAATGTGGAAATTCATTTGAAGGTATAACCTACTCTCCCCAAAAGTGAATGTTTTGTATGAACCTGCAAGTGGCTAGCAACATTATGTCTTGTTAGACCCTCCACCTTCATCAGTTCGACAATCTTGGAGGGAATTGCCTGATCTATTCCCAGCTGTTCTACTACCTGCACAAACTGCCTATGAAGTTCCGGAGTCCAGTCTACCTGCAATACCGGGAAATTTAAAAACTGCAATCATGTCCACTGCCATGAAAAAATATGAAACTCAGAAACAAGGCACTCAAACCTGAACTCAAAAAATGTGCAGCCATTTGATGTTTGATGGCATTGCTGCAAGAATTTATAAAGTAATACCTTCATTTTCTTTCTGTTGTTTCTGGCACCATCTAAATAGGACAATCTGTTTTTCTGTAGATCATCCATGCTATGAAAATGAGAAGGTAGAAAACCTTCTTTAACGGCACTGCACTCATCAGTTTTAGAACCATCGACCGAATTCACCTCTTCTTCAGCTTCAGCTTTAGAAGGCAAGACATCCTTGTTGTTAGCAACGCTAACCGAATTATCACATGTATTCCCGACAGATTTTGACACAGAGCTACTGTGCTTCCCTGGTTGTGGCAATTCTTTAGCAATTGAGCAGTGTGTTATTTCATGAAACTCTCCATTTGTCGGAAACCTTCCTCCTTGTTCCAGTTGTGGAGTTGATGGTGCTGAGAACCTGTCATTTGCCATTGTTTTCTCACATCCATATTTGTCATCTTTTTCTGATTCTTCTTCTTTAATTTTGTGCTCTTCTGTTTCTGACTGTTTTTCGAGCATGGAAACCACGGTGTCCTTAATAGGCTTCAGTGATTTGGATAATTCATTGCCCCCTGCATTGAAGGCCTGTTCTAGACAAATTAACTTGTTATTCTCTAAAACAGTGCTGTTAATTATAGGTACTTCATGAGATCCAAGGGCACCTTTTGAACCACATGTTGCCATATGTTCCTGAGCTTGTCTTCAGAGACTGGCTTCTGAAGAAACTCTGCTGCACCAAGCTGCACAATATGGCATAGATGTCATGagaaagatgaagaagaaaattttttacCATGTTGAATGTAAGAATATAAGCATAGAAAATAAATAGTGACATATATGCATGCTATAGTATGTGAGGGATGAAACAAATTAGGTCATGGTTATACAATCCATGAAATTTGTTGAACTCACCGCTATGCATTTCATCATGGTGCTTAGGCAGTGTACATCTGAAATAACTGCAACAGATAAGACATCGTCAAAATCCTCATTGTCAATGTAGAAATGCACTGCTCCTATCTTAGAGTTTCGACTTATCGGAACAAACAACTTATTTCAAGTTAATTAATCCGACATGGACTTTAACCAATTTCACTCGGATGTAATGTGATCAGAACCTAATTTCAGATAATCATTGAAAAGTAAACACAGGAGTGCATATAAAAAAGCAGAAATCAATTATATGTTTAGGAGAGAACAGGTCTTTGTTGTTTCCAGAAAAGTGTAAAACCAAGTGCATACTCAACTCTGGTGTACTGGCAAATAGTAATTGCAGAAGCAGCAAGTAGAAGAGTTTGCAGCTTTACTAACCAATGGTAGGAATGTCTTTAGCCATCTTAAGAAACCTGAAACTCCCACAGTTATCACTAGTTGTCACCTGCAAAAGTTGGCTTTTGTGAAACCTAATTATCTTCTGTAGTAAAATTTGCGGTAAGAGTAGTCAAAGTTATCACCTCCACAATAGCAACATGAAAGCTCTCAGCGTCCTTTGAAATTGCTTCCAGTGCATCTTCCTCATTATGATACAAAGAAACTACAAAGAACCGAAAAATGCTTAGTATGCTGTAATAATCCACCTATGCAGAGATCAATCAATCACTCAAGCATAATGCAATTCTGGATTACATGTAAGATGACAGATGAGAAGAGAAATAGCAGCCTGAGATACTAAAATAAGCTCTGAGAAGTACCAACGTAGTCCATTTCTTCGAGTTTCGACTTCGTTTCGACAGCGGATGGCGCATCTTTGTCGAGGAGGAGAATCTTGAGACCCCTGGGGAAATCCTTCCACACAACAAAACCATCAGCAGAGCCGGCCATGGCTGGCTTCACATCATTCCTCAACCCCCAAATCTTCGAAAAGCTAGCACGCAACACAACCATCCTCCACAGGACTCAGATGCTACCACTGCTCTTGAATCCATAACAGGAAAATAGGCACAGCTCAGTAATTGCTCAAGGCCACAAGGAACAGATGCTTAAACCTCTCTAGAGAGTTCAAGGATCGAGATTCTCCAAACCAAACGCAAACACCGGAAGGATGAAttgtaaagaaagaaaaagatgaaacAACTGTGCAAGAGCAATTCGACTACTGTTGCAGCAAGGATTAAGTGCTTGTCTTGAGCCTGACAACAAAAATtccctcaatttgtggaagaatccaTATACAACTACTTAGGAACACCACTAGTACTCCCCCAATCAGGGTCTCGTCACAAGGCCCTTTTGGGGGAGAAAACCAATTCCCAGTCCGTCAAAGAACGAAGTGACCAACAAAATGCAAGATTACTCGTGCCAGGTATGGGAGCCGAGAGCAAGATAGAATCACAGGGGATCACAGGTCGGGCTCATCCTGTAACAGATCAAAGCCGCTGCAGTTGTACAGGAGAAAGAAGACTCGGTGCATGATGATATATAGAGTACACTCCTACATACTCGACCGATCTCTTTATACCTGACGGAGTAGCACAGTAAAAAGACGGGAGCTGTCGTAAGAGGAGACGAGACAGGAAATCCGTCTTCTTTAGATTTCTGTTCTATATGGTTTGACGCATTTACTCACAGTCAAAAAGCTTTCGAGACAAGAAGCCAAAAGTAGTTGTTGACACACTCACCCGCGACTGTGTTGGATGAACCATAGATTCTGAGGACTCGTAGAACGAACTCAGAGTAACCATCCTTAAATGGTGGAATCAAAATCTGTGTGTGTGATACATGAGTTAAAGAATTGGGAACAATATTTGGGATATATGAGTTGGATTCAATCGTATCTTAAATGTTCTCTTGAAAGGTTAAGCCCCGTTGACATCATCCATGAATAGTTGCTACAATGTCGGCTTCGGCGTTTCATGGCACACATAATTCTAAGATAATTGCTGACCGTGTAACAATTCTGAGAACGTATCAAAGGTTGGGAAGATGATCGATTAACAATCAATGATATATGTGTAGATAGAGGAGAATGGGATGAGTTCATGGTGAGTGGTGTGCCACGTGAACAACAAGGGGGTGGTGGGTCCAATGGGCCCATCCAGTTTGCCACTTGACGGCCACTTCACGAGAGATCGTCGTCGGCTCGTCGATGGACTCACGAGCTCTATTTAGCAATGGGTTCATCTTTTGCCAACACCTATTCATTATAATCTCTTTTTCTCGAGGAAACTAATGATCAGAAATATAAGcgcaaaaaaaaaaaccattgtattttttatgataaatagatagaaagaagaaaaaaaagataataactgaaatataataaaataaaataaaatttaacttaTAAACTAATTGTTCCTTCAAGCACAACATTGTGGAAAGATGCGAAACAAGAAAAGAGTGATGGCTGAACTGAGACGAGGAGTATGGAGAGACTATTCCTGCAGAAGATTGGAGAGACTCCTATTTCTCCCAATCATCCACCTCAGGGTCGAGAGGAGCTTCCTTGAAGCCTATCCACAATCGTACACGCAAAGTTCCCATGTCCATTAGAGGCCACAAGTTTGGGCATGTTGTGTGCACTTAGGTCGTGGTTGGGCTCTCATCGTCAAATCTGACGGCATGACAGTGTAGGCAGAGACTGTGCTCGGTCAAGAACAAGAGGTGGAGATAAGCTTCCCTCTCCTGAAAGTGAAGCTCTACCATGTCGTGGGGTCTATGTTGCGGTCAGATTTGGCAACATCCTTGGCCTCTGGAGAGGTCTGTGATGTTCATGTAGTTGACTGCAAGCACAGAAACTGGCAGTGTATCAAGAGGATTTCCATTTGCTATGCTGGCAGCTGATGTTGAGGATGCACtggtagtccttgaaatttttggtCACTCGAAAGGATGAATGTAGTGGCCTTTCCTTTGGAATCAATCTCAGGATGCAGGCATTGCTCTCTTTCCTTTGGTTTCTCTATAATGTCATGGCGGCTTGCAAACTTATACCGATGCTTAATTCCCGTGTTATTGAGTATCGACCAGCAGAAGAATCTCTATGTTCCTAAGCTGGTGGTGGAATCGGAAGTTGCAAAGGATATACAGAAGTTTTGGAGTGAACATTGATAGTTGAGTAGATGCTGACCAGCTCGATTTGGAATAGATCCAATCTACGCACGAAGCCTCGAAGACACACGTAAAGAGATAGAGAGTTACCACCTCGATTATCACATCCAGCTCTATCTTTTGTATGGTGCTTCCCTTAGCCACTCATTATTAGGAGAATGTGTTTTGGgtaatagaaaatatttttttatttaaattttactaATATGGTGAGAGGGTGGTTAGAatttttttcattcttttgtATGAATATTCCTCTTATCacaaatgatatatatttttctatCTGGGATCAATTGAGAAGACGAATTTTAGTTCTTAGACCTATAAAATCTTTACCAATTAtaccttttaaaaaaatcatattttttatgaGAATGATTTGGTGTTActatatctattttttttaataaaaaaatattttttaattagcctttttttaaaaaaaaattatcacaaaatatctctaTTTTGAAAAATTACAAAACAATACATAGTGCAAAAAGATCATGttacctctccctctctctccttccTTCGTTGCTTCCCTATCATCGACCTCTTTCCTTCCTCACCCATAGTCAATAGCACACCCTCTTCCTTCTTGACGACAAGTAGAGGGAGTAGATCTGTGAGTGAAAGGCTTCTCGCATGAGGTTACGAGTGGCTATTCAAGGCAAAGGCATGATCAGGTGACAATGGAGGGTGATGgcaaactaattacatattacctcttaTAGTTAGTCACTTTTAGCATTTCGATCTCTAtgctttaaaaagttatattgacatcgatataattataaaagtgaaatatctatATTCATTTATCCTttagttttattaaaaaaaatatgaaaacaaatggTAAAATGATACCCTCTCCCTCGTTGTCTCCTTTGCCCTATCCACCTCCTCTCCCCCTCCCCTCACGGTTGCCTCCACCCTATTCATCTCCTCTTCACCTCGTGCTAACCCCTTAAGGAGGTGGATGGAGTGGAGACGTCTACGAGGGCTCTAGTCGATAACGATAGCATCGATAGTGAGAGTAATGAGTGCAAGGGGGGGAGGAGGCAGTGTGTTAGGCGATAACAAGGAGAGGAGGCAGAGGGTGATAGCTACGTCAGTGTTGGCACTAGTGGTGTTATCGTTCGCCGCcatcaaaatattaaatttattctttttatcctttattttcatattttcgtcAATAAAACTAACATCGTTAGGATAAATGAACTTAGATGTTTCACTTATATCACTAAATGTGACTAATTAcatgggtaatatataattagcctgatGATGGTCAacataaataaaatgattattttgaaaaaatattagtttaaaaattttcaaaataggGGTGCTttacaaaaaatttaaaaaaggaaAGACCTTTTTCAAAAATTTACCCAAATATTTATATAGTGATCTCCTCGGATTTGGTTTCCCAGCCGTAGCCAATGGAAACAGCTGGTCATTCTTCTTTCCATATATTATAAAGGAAGAGATGAGGAAGATAAAAAAAGATTTTCTTATAAAATACCCTTTAGGTATTTCCTAAAAGATACACCCTctttcatttaaaacaaaaaccCAAAATATTCCTCAAAAGTCTTCCCATCAATTTTTTTTGCTCCTTTTTTTTATCAGTTTTCAACTATTGTAGTGTGTTTACTTacctcatttatagtatttttaatagcatttataatgttttattagtatattaacaattaaaaattattgtaagtgacatcatattattttacttttattatcaccgatcattataatattatattttaagacAGTTAATTTGACTAATGTTAGGAATTTATTTAGATAATTTATGGTGTTTTCAAATAggctttatagtatttttatcgtGAGAGTCAAAATACTGTAAcaagtgaattttttttttacagattAGTTTgggtattttttaattaatatattatttaaaaataataaaatgagaATACCAATgaagaaatatataaaatataaatatttttcaaaaatacccAAAAAGGCTCAATTCTTGCAACAATATTTAAGTACATATGATTTTCGAAGGCACCGAAATTATCGCAATTGTTGGTTTGAATAATGTGACAGATCTATCAAGCGCTACAAAAatggaataaaataatataacatgatTTTAGATGCAGTACAACCTCCGTGCAGAAAAGAAACAACAttcccaatatatatatatatatataatttgcagTAATGAAAACATGAGGATCCAAAATCAGTCAGGAACAGCATACTTGGTGAAAAAGATTACTCGGCGACCATAAATCTTTGGAGTCCTCCAATAGAGAGCAAAAATGGTCTAAGTTACAACGACGTCCCGAAAATACGGCCCCATTGATCAGGTCCAACTTTTACCCGATAAAAGAAAAACTCAGATATATTCTTCAAAACATAAAATTCTCcgactaaaaataataatacttgACCACCTTTCTTCTAAAAATACTAACATATTTATCCATTTTCAGTGCCATTTGCAATCGCAAGTGAGCGATCGAGTACACAGCATTCTATGATCCGTACATAACTGCCTAAGTACGCAAAGCAGATGAAAtcatccaaagaataggaagaaaaaAGATATAGAGATGAACACATAAGTACATAATTTCAGTAAGACAGTTTCAATACAGCAAGGAGTTCTGCAAACGATGCATACCATCAGCAACATTGCTCAACAAGAAAACAATGCAAAAAATTGCATCATGGGAGATGAGGTACATGATTGAAAGCCACATATAATACTGAACTCCTAGGTACGATCTTCAAGCCAACATATGGTACTGAGTCTTATCTGGCCCATGATACTGCATCAATTTCATCTCTTGCATTTTTATACAACTCGAGTCTCTTAGCACATTGCAGCCTGCGCTCCATTAATGCAGGATCTTCATCCAACAGCTGAGAAAGCTGCTTTCCCTGCATTGAGAGAAATATATTTGAAGATGAGTGCTAGCAATCAAGgggttcttagctcacaaaatggTTAAGACACGAAGGGTTCAACATAGATGTGGCCAGCGTAAAGGACCTCTTTCTTTCCCACTTGCGTATAAAAGTGATTGAGCAAAGAGCGCTTGGCTTCTCTAACTTGACAATAGACTGCTGCCTTGGGGATCGAGTTCTTGAGTGTTTCTGACACCATTGATATATAGGAGGAAACATTTGAAGCTATCCTCCTGAAGTGCCCGTCAGTATATCTATCAATGGTGGGGGTGGCAGGATTCCCAGCTTTCTCCACTTCCTGAGGGAGCTTGCGGAAGAAATCTACTGTCAAATATGATGCCTCCATATCAACCAAACGTATAACTGTCTTGCGGCTATCTTCACGGAATTTTTCCAGGGATTGATAAGAAGCAGCTGCTAGTTCTGCTTGGAGAGTGGGGAATCTTTTCAACTCCTACAACAAAAAGATTAATATGTGCCTTGATATTTTGTATTTAGTAGTCCAGATCATGAAAAATTATAAAGCACTAACCTGGGTCTCTCCTATCGACTTCCTCACCAACTCTTTAAGAACAAAATGCACCTGCAATCATACCCGGTAAGTGCAACTAAAAGCGGACAATTCAAAGCTGAgtgtaaaataaaaatatatgaatgatGCCTTACAGCATCCACTGATGCTTCAGCTGGGCCCCTAAAATAGTTCAAAGAACTCTCGATTAAGCGACGATAACCTTGCTCAGGAGCAATCAAATGGGGCTGATAACCATCAGCTTCTGAGACCACTTTCTTCACGTTTTGCAGCGAAAGATGCCGGTCAAATGGAAGTTTCTTCAAAGCAGCAGGGAGTTGATTATCGAAGACACCATAAATTCGATCACCACCAGGACGCCTGTTAAAATGAACTTATGTTCAGTGTCAAGATGCAAGTACAAGACCAAACAGCGTATTAACAGAAATAATAAACATATAACAACCCTATGAGGCTACTCATGCACACTGATCTGGTCAATATGCACAAGCTTCCCACGAAGCAGACTGAATGAGAGATTTTTCTTTTGTCTTGTACTTCTTATTTTTTTGACAAAGTGGAGTCTCACAATGTCATTCCAGATCACATGTATAGTAGAGCAACCATTAAGTCAAATGAAGCCCACAGTCCATGAAGTATCTCTAAGCATACAATAGCAGCATTTTGCCACTGATATGTCTGAATAAATTCTTTTGTTGAATTAACCTTACATTTCAGTTGGACGATCGGTTTTAAATTATTAACTACAGATTGGTTTTCTTGTAAAGGCTCTTAATTTGACCACTGATATGCTCATGTCACATGCATATATCAATAGTATAAATCCATTTAGCAGATCCCAAATAGTGGGGATCTGACAGCAGCTTATGTTAAGATATGACCTGACAGCTGACACAAAGCTCCATGTAATAAGAACTTTATTCGGAGGAGATCGTAGTTGACCATGAAATTAAGcattgaaatatcgtatcgtaccggagttttaACGTTCGCTTAGTatggtacgaaactgtataccgagtggtataccgtttgacatatatatatatatatatatatttatttattttttttataaaaggtgacgtcgcatcgcctcggtgacgtcgccttttccttctcccatgcgGGACGATGTCgtctcgtatatatatatatatatatatatatatatatatatatatatatatatatattccgttcTGTCCAGTAACGGGCGGTCCATGTACCAGTCAGCtaacggaccggtacataccgcccataccggacggTATTGTTCGAAATTGCATGCCTTGCATGAAATTGTAATTTAGTTAACCCAGATTGCAGTTAACCACTAAAGCAATCAAACAAACTAGTGTCTCAGTATATAAACAAtcattacaaaagaaaaaagactGGACTACTCTGGTGAAAGTCAAATGTCACCATCCAAAATAATGAACCAAAATAACCTTTTATTATTTAGATATTGGTAAATAATTTGACACCTACAAACAGAAAAAAATTAGCTTTAAACATAATTTTCACAACTACTTATATGGTGTTGACAAATTGCTGACCAAATCCTACAGTCCACTCAAATGCTAGCAATATATTGGTAGCTCAAATATATCATCAGGTCCATAAATAGGATGGCAACCATTAAAAAAGAGCAATGAAAATAAGGCTTTTACCCTCCCTCCAGATGCTCCTTGAATATCTTGTCAAATGCACGACAAAGCTCCAATATCGTGTACAATTGTGCCTGGTAAAAGTAAAAAATGTATGTAATTTACCAACAACCTTCTTTAACTACGATAGACAAAACCTAAAATTAGTCACAGTAATGTATACCAACCCCTGCATCCAAAGCAATGGGTCTACCAAGATGATCCATCTCAGATTCCAGTTCATCAATGGTTTTAGTTATCAAAGATGAAATACTTGGAATACGTGCCCTGATTACAGATTCCAGATGCTGAAACAAAATTCAACCATTAAAAACAGATTATTAAGCTTTCATATAAAGGAATTTTCATAAATTCTAAAGGAGACAAAATATTATACTCGTGAGAGAAGTTTAGCAAGATATTCTGAACCCATTTTACTAGCTAAATGTGAGTAATCCGGACTATTTGCAAAGTACTCCCTTTCCTTTCGCCTGGCAACAATCATGTCAACATTCTTATTAATATCTGCTTGTGAACGGTTAACAATTCCAACCCAAGGATGCTGAAGCTTATAAGATCTTCCTTCAAGAACCTTTGAAACAAAACATAACACAACAAACAAAGTTAGGTGAATATATACCGGATGTATTTTTAAAAAGTAGCACATTAAGAAAGTTGACCAACATCAAGCGCATTTGTTCCCTTATCCATTAGATCCAACTTTGTCAATACTCCAAATGTTCTTTCCCCTGATCAATTTTAATAATTTCATTATGAAAAGAGGCCAACAAAATTATCAAATAATAGTCTAGCATGCAACAGTTATTTATTGTGCAATCATCATTGCCAATTGTAAAAACAACATAACTGTACAATATTAGCATCATAATCATATATTGTACTGTTTCTACAACTGCTAATTATGTGGCAATGTACCTGTCGGGTCAACTTCTCTAGCAAGTTTGATGGCATCAGATGTTGCAATATCTTGATTGGCAGGAGAAATGGCCAATATTATGCAGTTTGGCTGCAAGATGACACGAGGTGATGAGAACAAATAATGTCAGCACTTTGTATATAGAGGGGAAATCAAAACCAAACCAAGCAATCAAGAAAGCTCATGTTGGCAAATGAAAGTTCATTGTTAATATCAACTTATATTGCAAAAAGTAATTCTTATAATAATAACAACACAGGAGACTATagtaaacaagctcatgatctgaCTCACAATGAAAACATGATAAAAGATTTAGAATTTTGTATAAATTCTTTTAGCCTCTATCTTTTCACAACAGTACTTGATTAAGATTCTTCATGAATTATCAGCTAACAATGAAGATAAATAAGGTTAGCCACATATTGAGGTGACTGATATACAACTTATGACAAGTGGAAATTGCTGAAATTGCCTGAGGAGCAACGGCACAAAATCtaacagaaaaaagaaaatatcatcaaACAAGAGAAGAATGGCAAGTCCTAAACAAGCAAATGATCAAAGCAACAGTCAAGCCATTACTTCTGACACAAGGGGGAAAAGAAAGCACAAGCAAAGGCACAAATACAATATGTACCTGTCCTGTTAAAGAACCAGCCAAAACAGAGAATTGAACAGAGATGTAAACCCAGAAAGATGGGCGCTGTGTTATTCAGCTATTGGTTAATTTTAGACACATcttgaaaaggaaaaaatatctgCTAAGAAACATCATATTGgcaaaaaaaaagagtattcttTTAAGTCAAATAAAAAGTGCATTGTGAATAATTAGGTCAAAAAAATATGTtaagaaaaaaatcatattactgaatagacaaaaaaaaaagagtattatTTTTAGGATCTGCCTAGCCCAACAATAAGGCCACCATCCCAAAATTTAAAAGAAATCAGGAATTGGCTGCAAATAAGCAAAAAGCTGAGAATTAGCCAATCCCAACCAAATGATCCAACAATTCAATTTGACCGACCCAGTCAAATCTGATTTGACCCTGATCTGCATTTCTAGTCTTTAATCTGAACACTCATCATTCGAGTCTTAAAACCAAAGGTGTCCtgagaaacaaataaaaaaacaataataaCTGCATGGCATAGGATACCTTCTCAACATATGTCCGAACCATATTTTCAATGTCTTGCACAATACTATCAGGCTGCCCCTCTGCAAAAGACAGAATTGTTCTatgtaaaataataaagaaaGTGAACcctgttacttcagaaaatacaatAGTAACTGATGCTTAAAAGCCCAAACGGCATGTACCTACAGCAACCTTTGTAAGACCCGGTAGATCAATAAGTGTTAGGTTCACAACTGCAGTAATTAACCAAAGTAGTAAGTATCATTTACAAGGTAAAATATTGACCCTGAAACTTCTATATTAAAATATCAGCAATGACCATGCAAAGATG
Protein-coding sequences here:
- the LOC135606061 gene encoding phragmoplastin DRP1E encodes the protein MTTMESLIGLVNRIQRACTVLGDHGGADGALPTLWEALPSVAVVGGQSSGKSSVLESIVGRDFLPRGSGIVTRRPLVLQLHKTEEGQPEYAEFLHLPKRKFTDFALVRKEIQDETDRLTGKTKQISPVPIHLSIYSPFVVNLTLIDLPGLTKVAVEGQPDSIVQDIENMVRTYVEKPNCIILAISPANQDIATSDAIKLAREVDPTGERTFGVLTKLDLMDKGTNALDVLEGRSYKLQHPWVGIVNRSQADINKNVDMIVARRKEREYFANSPDYSHLASKMGSEYLAKLLSRHLESVIRARIPSISSLITKTIDELESEMDHLGRPIALDAGAQLYTILELCRAFDKIFKEHLEGGRPGGDRIYGVFDNQLPAALKKLPFDRHLSLQNVKKVVSEADGYQPHLIAPEQGYRRLIESSLNYFRGPAEASVDAVHFVLKELVRKSIGETQELKRFPTLQAELAAASYQSLEKFREDSRKTVIRLVDMEASYLTVDFFRKLPQEVEKAGNPATPTIDRYTDGHFRRIASNVSSYISMVSETLKNSIPKAAVYCQVREAKRSLLNHFYTQVGKKEGKQLSQLLDEDPALMERRLQCAKRLELYKNARDEIDAVSWAR